Within Paenibacillus sp. RUD330, the genomic segment ACGGGTGCGCGCCGCATTGTCGGGCGGGGCCCGGATTGGACGGATTTCGAGGAAAGGCATTCCTATGGTATACTTGGGATATCCTATGATTGTTACGCGGAAAGGAAGACTTGCGATGGCGGGAACGAAGACGAACGGAACAGCCAAAGTGATGCTGGATGCGATGTCGAGGAGCGGATGGAGAATTACCGATCAGCGCCGCAAGCTGGCGGATATTTTCTCTGCGACCGAAGGTTATTTGTCTCCCAAGGATGTGTACGAGGCGATGGCGGTCTCTTACCCCGGCGTAAGCTTCGATACGGTGTACCGCAACTTGCGGCTCATGAGCGAGATGGGCGTGCTCGAACAGTTCTATTCCATGGACGCCGGGCTCAAGTTCAAAGCCGCCTGCTTCCATCACCACCATCATCATCTCATCTGCACGAACTGCGAGAAGACGCTTACCTTCGACTATTGTCCGATGGAGCAGGAAATGCGGCTGCCGGGCAACTTCAAGATCATGAACCACCGGTTCGAAGTCTACGGCATTTGCGAGCACTGCCAAAAGGAGCAAGCGGGGAGCTGATTGCCGGCTTGTTCTTTTTTTGCGGAGCTGCTGCTGGATGACGGTATCCTGCAGGGCGGCTTCCGGACATTTTCCGGGCAGGGCTCCAGCTTTCATCCATGCGCAGCCTTCTGAAGAGAACCTCTCATCGGTCATTGACTTTGAGAACCGACCCTGATAGAATTGTCTGGGTGTAATGATTACTATTAAGCACGAACTTACGGCGATAGGCGGGGACGGCGCCAACCTATCTACTAAATATGTAATATTTACGATAGAAGAAAGAAGGTGGGATGGCCATGCTTCTGGCATCCTTGAAAGACGTGGACTTCGGATACAGCGATGTGCCGACGCTCCACAACGCCTCCCTCGAGGTGCACAGCGCCGAGTTCGTCGCCGTGACGGGACCGAACGGAGCGTCCAAGACGACGCTGCTCAAGCTCATGCTCGGCTTGCTGAAGCCGTGGAAAGGCAAGGTGCAGCTGGCGCGGAGACGGGATGACGGAAGTAGGCTGACCGTCAGCTATGTGCCGCAGCAGATCGCCGCCTTCAACGGAGGCTTTCCGAGCAACGTGTACGAGTTCGTCCTCTCCGGCGTCCACAGCCGCGGCTCCTGGCTCCGCAAGGTGACGGAGAAGGACCGGGCAGCGGCGGAAAAATCGCTTCGCCAGGTCGGCATGTGGCAGCTCCGCAGCCGCCGCATCGGCGAGCTGTCCGGCGGGCAGAAGCAGCGCATCATCATCGCGAGGGCGCTGACCCAGCGGCCGGATCTGCTCATCATGGACGAGCCGACGACAGGCATGGATCAGGAAAGCCGGGCCGGATTTTACGAGCTGATGCGCCATATGGTCGAAGTCCACGGCATGGCCATCGTCATGGTGACGCATGGCCTGGATGAATGCCGCCCTTACCTGGACCGGATCATTGAGCTGGAGAGAAAGGGGGAGGGCGGATGGAAATGCTGCAGTACGACTTTATGCAACGGGCATTTTGTGCCGGCGGGCTGATCGCGGTCATCGCTTCCGTGCTCGGCGTGTACCTCATGCTCAGACGGCAGGCTCTCATGGCGGACATGCTCTCCCATGTCTCTCTGGCGGGAGTCGCCGCAGGGGCATACCTCAATTGGAACCCGACCCTGTCGGGCTTCCTGACTGCCATCGTGGGGGCGGTAGCGGTCGAATATGTCCGCCGTTCCTACAAGACGTACAGCGAGATATCGGTCGCGATCATCATGGTCGGAGGGCTCTCGACGGCGGTCGTCCTCATGAGCCTGAACAAGAGCATCAGCAAAAGCTTCACGTCGTATCTGTTCGGATCCGTCGTCGCGGTCGATCAGACCCAGCTCATCCTGATGGCGGCCGTGACGGTCATCGGCGGCTTGTTCTTCTTCCTGCTGCGGCGTCCGCTGTACCAGATGACCTTCGACGAGGAGACGGCGCGCGTCAGCGGCCTTCCCGTCGGGCTCATCTCGATGATGTTCAGCGTGCTTACCGGTATGATCGTCGCCGCTGCGATGCCGGTCGTCGGCGTGCTGCTCGTCTCCTCGCTGATCGTCCTGCCGGCATCGCTGGCGATCCGGATCGCCAGCCGCTTCAGCGCCGCGCTGCTGCTCGCCGTCGTCATCGGCCTGACAGGCGTGTTCACCGGCCTCACGGCCTCTTACCAGCTGAGCCTGCCTCCGGGCGGCACGATCGCGTTGGTTCTCCTCGCTCTGCTGCTGATCGGCGTCGGACTCAAGAAAGCGATCCGGTTCGTGCGCTCCAAGAGCAGCCATGTGGCGGCTGCCGATACGGAGATGCATACCTACGGCCCGATTCCAAGGTTGAGCGAGGATTCACATAACCATTAATCAAGCGGAAAGAAGGGATGTACCATCATGAACAGCAAGTGGATTCGAAGCACGGCTGCCGCCGCTGCGTTGGCGCTGGTCCTAGCGGGCTGCGGCACCAAGACGGACGGGAACGCCGCTTCCCCCGAAAGCGCAGAAGGCAAGCTCAAGGTTGTCGCCACCTTTTATCCGATGGCGGAATTCAGCCGTCAGGTCGGCGGGGATCTCGTCGATGTCACCGCTCTCGTCCCGGTCGGCACGGAGCCCCATGACTGGGAGCCGAGCGCAAAGGACATGTCCAGGATCAGCGATGCGGATGTGTTCGTCTACAACGGCATCGTGGAGGAATGGGCGGAGCGCGCGCTGGAGAGCGCCGGCAGTACCAAGCGGGTTGCCGTCGAAGCGAGCAGCGGCATCGAGCTGCTGGAAGGCGTCGAGGAGGATGGGCATGAAGGCCACGATCATGAAAGCGGCAGCGCCGAAGAGTCCCATGGACACCCCGTCGATCCCCATGTGTGGCTGAGCCCGGCTCTGGCGATGAAGGAAGTGCGCAGCATCGAAGCGGCATTCAGCAAGGCCGCCCCCGAGCATGCGGAGCAGTTCAAGCAGAACGCGGATGCTTACGCCTCCAAGCTCCAGGAGTTGGATGGAGAATTCAAATCCGAGCTGTCCGATGTCAAGCGCAAGGACTTCATCACGTCCCATGCGGCCTTCGCTTATCTGGCCAAGGAATACGGCTTGAAGCAGGTTCCGATAGCGGGATTGTCGCCGGAGCAGGAGCCTTCGCCGGAGCAGATGGCTCAGGTCGTCAAGTTCGTCAAGGACAACAACGTCCGCACCATTTTCTTCGAAGAGCTGGCCGACTCCAAAATCGCCGATACGATTGCGGCCGAGACGGGCGCAGGCACGGATGTCCTCAATCCGCTGGAAGGCTTGACGCAGGAAGAGACGGCGGCGCAGGAGGACTATATCTCCATCATGAAGAAGAACCTGGCTGCATTGAAGAAAGCTTTGAACGAGTGAAAGCCCGCTTTCTTTTTTTTGAATAATCGTAAATATAACTACTTTGCCGGATTCGTCCGGCTTTATCCTTCCTATTAAATCGTAAAAATTACAAAAAGGTGAGTGGATCGTTTTGACTATGGAGCCCCGAGAGACGAAAGAAGCCGGCAGCAATGCGAATAAGGAAGGAAAAACGGAGAGCAATTCCGGAAGGATCTTGCCGGTCACCGTACTGAGCGGCTACCTGGGCTCGGGCAAGACGACGCTGTTGAACCATATTCTGGCCAACCGGGATGGAATGCGGGTGGCGGTCATCGTCAACGACCTCAGCGAAGTCAATATCGACGCAACCTTGATCAGGGATGGAGGAGGGCTTTCCCGTGTGGATGAAAAGCTCGTGGAGATGTCCAACGGCTGCATCTGCTGCACGCTCCGCGAGGATCTGCTGCGCGAGGTCGAGCGGCTCGCTCAGGAGAACCGCTTCGATTATATCCTGATCGAATCGACCGGGGTAGGCGAGCCGGTGCCAGTCGCCCAGACGTTCTCTTATGCCGACGAGGAATCGGGCATCGACCTGTCCCGCTTCTGCCGGCTCGATACGATGGCTACGGTCGTGGATGCGAGCCGCTTCTGGCATGATCTCGGTTCCGGAGATTCGCTGCTGGCGAGGAAGCAGGCTGTCGACGAAAGCGACAGCCGGGATGTGGCCGACTTGCTGATCGACCAGATCGAGTTTTGCGATGTGCTGATCTTGAACAAATGCGATCTGGTTCCCGAGCAGGAGCTGGCGAAGCTGGAAGCGGCGCTGCGCCGTCTCCAGCCCCGGGCGAAGCTGGTCCGCGCCGAGCATGGCAGGGTGGCTCCTGCGGAGCTGTTGAATACCGGGCGCTTCGATTTTGAAGAGGCGAGCTCGTCGGCGGGGTGGCTGAAAGAGCTCGAGCAGCCGGTCCATGTTCCGGAAACGGACGAGTACGGCATTTCCAGCTTCGTCTACGAACGCGCGCGCCCCTTCCATCCGCGCAGGCTGGAGCAATGGATGGGGGATTGGCCGGAGCAGATCGTCCGGGCAAAAGGCTTCATGTGGCTGGCGAGCCGGATGGACACGGCGCAGTCCATCAGCCAGGCGGGACCATCCATCACCTTCGGGCCGATGGGATACTGGGCAGCGGCGCTTCCGGACGAGGAGCTTGACATGCTCATGAGCGAGCAGCCGGATCTGAAGCAGGACTGGCATCCGCTCTACGGAGACAGGATCAACCGGATCGTCTTCATCGGAATCGGGCTCGAGGCGGACAAGGTTGCCGCTTCCCTGGACGGCTGCCTGCTTACGGATGAGGAAATGGCGGACGATTGGAGCCGGCTGGAAGATGACTTGCCGGGAGCGTCCTAGTCTCTGCAGACCCTCTTTGCAGACCCTCCGCGAGCTCAAGCCTGCGCAAGGCAAAATCTAGCAAGCCAGAACCCGGCAAAGTCGGCAGCACGATTTCCTGCAAACCGGCAAGGCCTGCGAGGAGCAAAGCCAGCCTTCAATTGCATAACATGAACGAAGGAAAGGCCAGGCTGAGCAGCCCGGCCTTTCCTTCGTTTCAAGACAGCTTCAGCAGCTTCCATTCCTCGGCCAGCCTCTGCTCGGGCAGATCGGTGCCGATCAGCACCAGGTAAGGCTTGCCGGGGTAATTGGATGGACTCCATTCCACCCTCCCGCTGCTGAATTGCAGCAGCAGCATTCGGCCGCCGGCGACGAGATGTCCTTTGGCGCGGAGCAGACAGGCTTCGTGGCGGGCCAGGAAGGCTTCGACCGCTTGGGCGTCCAGCTGCATCTTGTCGGGCATAGAAAGGGTCAGCGAACGAATCGCTGCGGCTGGATTCCCTTCGGGATGCCCGTGATGGGCAGCGGCGGGGGACGCCATTCGAAAAGGAGCGGGCGTCGCTGCGCGGGAAGGATGCAGCGCGCCCGCCGGCTGCATCGCCGTCCCGGCAGCCGGCTGCCGGGGATCCGGCGCCTTAGGACGGGGATGAACGGAGTGGAGCAGCGAAGCGACGTCCATGGAACAGCGGACGGACGGCAAGAGAGCCGCTTTCCCGTTCAGCTTGCGCAAGGATTTATGGACTTTGTCGAGCTCGCCGGCCGGAGCCAGATCGGATTTGTTCATGAGTACGATATCGGCCTCGCTCACCTGGCTGCGGAGCAGGCGCACCAGCTGCCTCTCCGCGGAGAAGCGGCTGTTGTGCTCCAGGAACCGGGATGCGTCCACGACGGTCAGGACCCGTTCGAGCTGGAGTCCGGGAGGAAGCTCGTCATTCGAGGGGGAGAACATGGCGACAAGCTCGGCAGGGTCCGCCACTCCGGTCAATTCCATGATGATCAGATCCGGTTCTCCGGCCGCCAGCTGTTTCAGGCTTGCCTCCACCTCGCTTCTTTTGGTGCAGCAGATGCAGCCGTCCAGCAGCTTCTGGACCGGCAGGCTGATCTTCTCCTGCACGATCGCGCCGTCCACATCCTCGCGACCGAGCTCGTTCATCAGAATTCCCGGCTTCAAGCCCCGCCGCTCCGTCTCAACGAGCAGGTTCAGCAGCAGGGTCGTCTTGCCGCTGCCCAGAAATCCGGTCAATATATATACGGGAATAGACATATAAGCTCACCTCGCATCGATGGGTATTACAAGAAGTACTCTTGTCCGGCATATCTTAGAACGAGGCGTTTTGATCTTTTTTGGCGATTGAGGTACAATCAAATAAGAATGATTCTAAACAATAGCGCAGGACAAAGGGGGATCAGATTCATGTCCCAGCATGCGATTGCACTCATGGATGCTGTCAACAGCATGGTCGTCGGAAAAGGGTACAGGCTGACCCCGCAAAGGCGGGCGACGCTGGAAGTGCTGATCGGGAACGAGAGCGACCATCTCAGCGCAGAGGACATCTATTTGAAAGTCAAAAAGCTTCATCCGGAAATCGGCCTTGCGACGGTCTACCGGACGCTGGAGCTGCTGAGCGAGCTCGCCGTCGTGGAGAAGATGCATTTCGGCGACGGGGTTGTCCGCTATGATCTGCGGGCGTCGGGCCAGGCACATATGCATCATCATCTCATCTGCAGCCGATGCGGGCTCGTCAAGGAAATCCAAGACGACTGGCTGGCTGAGCTGGAAGCCAGAGTGGCGAGGGAATACGGCTTTGCCGTAACCGACCACAGGCTGGACTTCACCGGCACGTACATGCACTGCGGCCGGAAGAGCTGCCGGCGCAAAGCCGTTTCGTGAGAGGACGATAGGATGGAGAAGGTCCGGTTTAAGGACGGCAGCGCCTTCAGGGAGGCAGGCTCGGAGACCGATTTTTTCTGGAA encodes:
- a CDS encoding CobW family GTP-binding protein — translated: MSIPVYILTGFLGSGKTTLLLNLLVETERRGLKPGILMNELGREDVDGAIVQEKISLPVQKLLDGCICCTKRSEVEASLKQLAAGEPDLIIMELTGVADPAELVAMFSPSNDELPPGLQLERVLTVVDASRFLEHNSRFSAERQLVRLLRSQVSEADIVLMNKSDLAPAGELDKVHKSLRKLNGKAALLPSVRCSMDVASLLHSVHPRPKAPDPRQPAAGTAMQPAGALHPSRAATPAPFRMASPAAAHHGHPEGNPAAAIRSLTLSMPDKMQLDAQAVEAFLARHEACLLRAKGHLVAGGRMLLLQFSSGRVEWSPSNYPGKPYLVLIGTDLPEQRLAEEWKLLKLS
- a CDS encoding Fur family transcriptional regulator → MAGTKTNGTAKVMLDAMSRSGWRITDQRRKLADIFSATEGYLSPKDVYEAMAVSYPGVSFDTVYRNLRLMSEMGVLEQFYSMDAGLKFKAACFHHHHHHLICTNCEKTLTFDYCPMEQEMRLPGNFKIMNHRFEVYGICEHCQKEQAGS
- a CDS encoding metal ABC transporter permease; the encoded protein is MEMLQYDFMQRAFCAGGLIAVIASVLGVYLMLRRQALMADMLSHVSLAGVAAGAYLNWNPTLSGFLTAIVGAVAVEYVRRSYKTYSEISVAIIMVGGLSTAVVLMSLNKSISKSFTSYLFGSVVAVDQTQLILMAAVTVIGGLFFFLLRRPLYQMTFDEETARVSGLPVGLISMMFSVLTGMIVAAAMPVVGVLLVSSLIVLPASLAIRIASRFSAALLLAVVIGLTGVFTGLTASYQLSLPPGGTIALVLLALLLIGVGLKKAIRFVRSKSSHVAAADTEMHTYGPIPRLSEDSHNH
- a CDS encoding transcriptional repressor, which encodes MSQHAIALMDAVNSMVVGKGYRLTPQRRATLEVLIGNESDHLSAEDIYLKVKKLHPEIGLATVYRTLELLSELAVVEKMHFGDGVVRYDLRASGQAHMHHHLICSRCGLVKEIQDDWLAELEARVAREYGFAVTDHRLDFTGTYMHCGRKSCRRKAVS
- a CDS encoding metal ABC transporter ATP-binding protein, producing MLLASLKDVDFGYSDVPTLHNASLEVHSAEFVAVTGPNGASKTTLLKLMLGLLKPWKGKVQLARRRDDGSRLTVSYVPQQIAAFNGGFPSNVYEFVLSGVHSRGSWLRKVTEKDRAAAEKSLRQVGMWQLRSRRIGELSGGQKQRIIIARALTQRPDLLIMDEPTTGMDQESRAGFYELMRHMVEVHGMAIVMVTHGLDECRPYLDRIIELERKGEGGWKCCSTTLCNGHFVPAG
- a CDS encoding GTP-binding protein — encoded protein: MTMEPRETKEAGSNANKEGKTESNSGRILPVTVLSGYLGSGKTTLLNHILANRDGMRVAVIVNDLSEVNIDATLIRDGGGLSRVDEKLVEMSNGCICCTLREDLLREVERLAQENRFDYILIESTGVGEPVPVAQTFSYADEESGIDLSRFCRLDTMATVVDASRFWHDLGSGDSLLARKQAVDESDSRDVADLLIDQIEFCDVLILNKCDLVPEQELAKLEAALRRLQPRAKLVRAEHGRVAPAELLNTGRFDFEEASSSAGWLKELEQPVHVPETDEYGISSFVYERARPFHPRRLEQWMGDWPEQIVRAKGFMWLASRMDTAQSISQAGPSITFGPMGYWAAALPDEELDMLMSEQPDLKQDWHPLYGDRINRIVFIGIGLEADKVAASLDGCLLTDEEMADDWSRLEDDLPGAS
- a CDS encoding metal ABC transporter substrate-binding protein, with the translated sequence MNSKWIRSTAAAAALALVLAGCGTKTDGNAASPESAEGKLKVVATFYPMAEFSRQVGGDLVDVTALVPVGTEPHDWEPSAKDMSRISDADVFVYNGIVEEWAERALESAGSTKRVAVEASSGIELLEGVEEDGHEGHDHESGSAEESHGHPVDPHVWLSPALAMKEVRSIEAAFSKAAPEHAEQFKQNADAYASKLQELDGEFKSELSDVKRKDFITSHAAFAYLAKEYGLKQVPIAGLSPEQEPSPEQMAQVVKFVKDNNVRTIFFEELADSKIADTIAAETGAGTDVLNPLEGLTQEETAAQEDYISIMKKNLAALKKALNE